The Zobellia alginiliquefaciens genome contains a region encoding:
- a CDS encoding mandelate racemase/muconate lactonizing enzyme family protein — protein sequence MKISAIKTFPINVGFGSQLVIKVETDSGIYGWGASGLSGRELAVIGAIEHFKGFLIGKDARNIGALWQEMYRGQYFEGGRVLTAAISAIDIALYDIKGKALGVPVYELLGGKHRDHVDCFASVRFRTREELFEYSKTCIKEGWNMLRLAPAEFEAEGDKELFEPRQSIATIAEWLTDLRKEVGPAITIGIDYHTRLTPAQTYSFMKRMPPGTLDYIEEPIRDENPEAYENLRKMVDIPFTIGEEFSSKWQFLPFLERNLTQYARIDICNVGGITEAMKVASLAEAHYIDLMPHNPLGPICTAATIHLAAACPNFGWLEEMNTPAQYMGTDAPEYYPVRPILNGPTYPVLDTPGLGVEFNEELALEKTFKPIEIPRLRRQDGSFTNW from the coding sequence ATGAAGATATCAGCCATTAAAACTTTTCCCATAAACGTAGGTTTTGGAAGCCAATTAGTCATTAAAGTTGAAACCGATTCAGGTATTTATGGATGGGGAGCTTCTGGTCTTTCTGGTAGAGAATTAGCGGTTATAGGTGCAATTGAGCATTTCAAAGGTTTTCTAATCGGCAAAGATGCACGGAATATTGGTGCACTATGGCAAGAAATGTACCGTGGACAATATTTTGAAGGTGGTAGAGTACTTACAGCGGCTATTTCGGCTATTGATATTGCTCTTTATGATATTAAAGGAAAGGCGCTTGGTGTTCCGGTATATGAACTTTTAGGTGGGAAACATCGCGACCATGTAGACTGTTTTGCTTCGGTTCGTTTTAGAACACGAGAAGAGCTTTTTGAGTATTCTAAAACATGTATAAAAGAAGGTTGGAACATGTTGCGTTTGGCTCCAGCTGAATTTGAGGCCGAAGGAGACAAAGAGCTTTTTGAACCTCGCCAGTCCATTGCAACAATCGCCGAATGGCTTACTGACTTGAGAAAAGAAGTGGGTCCTGCTATTACCATTGGCATTGATTATCATACAAGATTAACCCCTGCACAAACATATTCTTTCATGAAGCGTATGCCTCCGGGAACATTGGACTATATAGAAGAGCCTATCCGCGATGAAAATCCCGAAGCTTATGAGAACCTAAGAAAAATGGTTGATATTCCTTTTACGATAGGAGAGGAGTTCTCCAGCAAATGGCAGTTTTTACCGTTTTTAGAGCGAAATCTGACTCAATATGCACGTATAGATATTTGTAATGTAGGCGGAATTACAGAAGCGATGAAAGTGGCCAGTTTAGCGGAAGCACATTATATAGATTTGATGCCCCATAACCCCTTAGGACCTATATGTACGGCAGCTACGATTCATTTGGCAGCAGCATGTCCTAATTTTGGCTGGTTGGAAGAAATGAATACTCCGGCACAGTATATGGGAACCGATGCTCCGGAATATTATCCTGTGCGTCCAATTTTGAATGGACCTACGTATCCTGTATTGGATACTCCTGGACTAGGTGTTGAGTTCAATGAAGAATTGGCTTTGGAAAAAACTTTTAAACCAATTGAAATACCAAGGTTAAGACGCCAGGACGGTTCGTTTACGAACTGGTAG
- a CDS encoding RagB/SusD family nutrient uptake outer membrane protein, which translates to MKNNIFIKTGLLATVMALSWSCGEEFLEEKPKGAVSEEILTNAHGVDLLLIGAYSRMDGYSAGEAGGNGEASATNWVWGDVPSDDMHRGDQTGGWSPINLIERYETDAANPWIEGLWAANYDAIARANDAIRVLKKAGENVGPADAIQLEAEARWLRAWFHFQLRNKIEKIPYITDDVVASEVTNNEEVWDKIEADIKWGIDNGMAEDVEIGRASRWAAKALLARVHMFQQEFTEAKPYLNDIIDNGPFQLMDHYYDNFDEEKQNNSESILEVQYTVNDGAGDANSGADHRTLFPRGSDVGSCCSYSAPSFDLFNAFKTDADGLPLFDTFQDDLLLEDYKILDTEPFTPTDASLDPRVDWTIGRRGIPFLDWGPMSGSDWMLDQAGMGPFLNKKIMFYKRNKGVISISSPIWSNGLNGNNWRLFRLSHVILWRAEVAMEENELGTAMDLVNEIRERAQDDLVMGKVNNTTFESGYELDIDENQPAANYNLGLYTTFPNQEYARKAIYHEMRLEFALEGMRFQDLVRWGIDDSTINQYLASELSNEKLKWIQGAAYTAGQDDHWPVPQTQIDLQQGVLTQDPAY; encoded by the coding sequence ATGAAAAATAATATATTTATAAAAACCGGATTGCTTGCTACGGTCATGGCCCTTTCTTGGTCATGTGGCGAAGAGTTTCTTGAGGAAAAACCAAAAGGAGCGGTTAGTGAAGAAATATTAACGAATGCTCATGGTGTAGACCTTCTTCTTATAGGAGCTTATTCAAGAATGGATGGATATTCTGCAGGGGAAGCTGGAGGAAATGGAGAAGCATCTGCCACGAACTGGGTCTGGGGAGATGTGCCCTCTGATGATATGCACCGTGGCGATCAAACTGGGGGGTGGAGTCCAATTAACCTTATTGAAAGATATGAGACAGATGCGGCCAACCCATGGATAGAAGGTTTATGGGCAGCAAATTATGATGCCATTGCCAGAGCTAATGATGCTATTCGTGTTCTTAAAAAAGCGGGAGAGAATGTAGGCCCCGCAGATGCCATACAATTAGAGGCGGAAGCACGTTGGTTACGCGCATGGTTCCATTTTCAATTGCGTAATAAAATTGAGAAGATTCCATATATAACGGACGATGTTGTTGCAAGTGAAGTGACCAATAACGAGGAAGTATGGGATAAGATTGAAGCCGATATTAAGTGGGGAATAGATAATGGTATGGCCGAAGATGTTGAAATAGGTCGTGCATCTCGTTGGGCAGCCAAAGCACTTTTGGCTCGTGTTCACATGTTTCAGCAAGAATTTACTGAAGCAAAACCTTATTTAAATGATATTATAGATAATGGACCTTTCCAGTTAATGGATCATTATTATGATAATTTCGATGAAGAGAAACAGAACAATTCGGAAAGTATTTTAGAGGTTCAGTACACTGTTAATGATGGTGCAGGTGATGCCAATAGTGGTGCTGATCATAGAACTTTGTTTCCTAGAGGTAGTGATGTAGGCTCTTGTTGTTCTTATAGTGCTCCAAGTTTTGATTTGTTCAATGCTTTTAAAACTGATGCCGATGGCTTGCCATTGTTTGATACTTTTCAAGATGACCTGTTATTAGAGGATTATAAAATTTTGGATACTGAGCCTTTTACACCTACTGATGCTTCTCTCGATCCTCGTGTAGATTGGACTATTGGTAGACGCGGTATTCCTTTCTTGGATTGGGGGCCAATGTCTGGTAGTGATTGGATGTTAGATCAAGCAGGCATGGGGCCTTTTTTGAACAAGAAAATTATGTTCTATAAAAGAAATAAAGGGGTAATATCCATTTCTAGCCCAATTTGGTCAAATGGACTTAATGGTAATAACTGGCGTTTATTCAGGTTAAGCCATGTTATTTTGTGGAGGGCTGAAGTTGCAATGGAAGAAAATGAGCTTGGCACAGCAATGGATTTGGTAAATGAAATTCGCGAGCGTGCCCAAGATGATTTGGTAATGGGTAAGGTAAATAATACCACTTTTGAAAGTGGTTATGAGTTGGATATTGATGAAAACCAACCAGCGGCAAATTACAACCTTGGCTTGTACACTACATTTCCAAATCAAGAATACGCTAGAAAAGCTATCTATCATGAAATGCGCTTGGAATTTGCTTTAGAAGGAATGCGTTTTCAGGATTTAGTACGCTGGGGTATAGATGATTCAACGATCAATCAATATTTAGCCTCAGAATTAAGTAATGAAAAATTAAAATGGATACAAGGGGCAGCTTATACTGCGGGTCAAGATGATCATTGGCCTGTACCGCAAACCCAAATTGATTTGCAACAGGGGGTATTAACACAAGACCCTGCTTATTAA
- a CDS encoding phytoene desaturase family protein, whose product MQETAKDSNSTIDTDSSERFDSIIIGSGAGGLATAICLARAGKKVVVLEQHDVPGGWCHSFYLNGHRFTPGVHYVGLMAEGEATNDLYRGLGIANDLVFFRMNPDAYEHVLVGEERFDFPANFDLLIERLSQRFPKEKKQIYKYLHLTRKVSEELYSLPYFKGFWQKLTIPFKTKHFGKYGMFSVRKVIGWHIKNPLLKNILNIQCGDHGAQPKKVPFVLHSALMYHYFQGGYYPMGGGGALIKAMTNKLKEYGGELRTSTAVKTIILEGDQRKKAVGVTLKNGEKLYASTVVSNADVGITYNDLIGRENLSKSLQQKLAKTKYSSTSLMLFLIVDMDLRKAGLDSGNIWMMPNKDTDDFYDSMLESDISKGDAFEGMFISCTTLKDPSSFDGKYHSIEAITLVDFKAFEKFKNENQERSQEYLDFKERLMQKMLNGLEKAIPGIRNHIVQKDLGTPLTNKYYVNTTDGNIYGTEKSLKHIGPFAYKAKSEIENLYLCGASILSHGVAGVSHSGVDTAAQILECDPDELKKPQENQHIRIYEAEDASNYPEWMLKKIAVKTARAKGKSQEINT is encoded by the coding sequence ATGCAAGAAACAGCTAAAGATTCAAACTCGACCATCGACACTGACTCATCTGAACGTTTCGATTCTATAATCATCGGTTCTGGAGCTGGTGGTTTGGCTACTGCCATTTGCCTAGCTAGAGCAGGTAAGAAAGTAGTGGTACTGGAACAACACGATGTTCCTGGTGGTTGGTGCCATAGTTTCTATTTAAACGGACACCGCTTTACTCCTGGGGTACATTATGTTGGACTTATGGCTGAAGGAGAAGCTACCAACGATTTGTACCGCGGTTTAGGAATTGCCAACGACCTCGTATTTTTTAGAATGAATCCCGATGCCTACGAACATGTTCTTGTAGGTGAAGAACGATTTGATTTTCCAGCTAATTTTGATTTGCTAATCGAACGCCTATCCCAACGGTTTCCTAAAGAGAAAAAACAAATTTACAAATACCTTCACTTGACCCGTAAAGTTAGTGAAGAGCTCTACTCCCTACCCTATTTTAAAGGGTTTTGGCAGAAGTTGACAATTCCTTTCAAAACCAAACATTTTGGAAAGTACGGTATGTTCAGCGTACGAAAAGTTATTGGATGGCATATCAAAAATCCACTTTTAAAAAATATTTTGAACATACAATGTGGTGACCATGGTGCACAACCTAAAAAGGTTCCTTTTGTATTACATAGTGCGTTAATGTACCATTACTTTCAAGGAGGATACTATCCCATGGGCGGTGGTGGAGCGCTCATAAAAGCAATGACCAATAAACTGAAAGAATATGGTGGAGAACTCCGCACAAGCACAGCCGTAAAAACTATAATCTTGGAAGGAGACCAACGTAAAAAAGCCGTTGGAGTGACTTTAAAAAACGGGGAAAAATTATATGCTAGCACCGTAGTTTCCAATGCGGATGTAGGTATTACCTATAACGATCTAATTGGTAGAGAAAACTTAAGTAAAAGTCTGCAGCAAAAATTAGCAAAAACAAAATATTCAAGTACTTCGTTGATGTTGTTTTTAATTGTTGATATGGACTTACGCAAAGCGGGACTAGATTCAGGCAATATTTGGATGATGCCAAATAAAGACACTGACGATTTTTATGATAGCATGCTCGAATCCGATATTTCAAAAGGAGATGCCTTTGAAGGGATGTTCATTAGTTGCACAACCTTAAAAGACCCTTCTAGCTTTGATGGCAAATACCATAGTATAGAAGCTATTACCCTTGTAGATTTTAAAGCGTTCGAAAAATTCAAAAATGAAAATCAAGAGCGGTCTCAAGAATATCTAGATTTTAAAGAACGATTGATGCAAAAAATGCTAAACGGACTAGAAAAAGCTATTCCGGGTATCAGAAATCACATTGTTCAAAAAGATTTAGGTACTCCATTGACCAATAAATACTATGTAAACACAACAGATGGAAATATTTACGGTACCGAAAAAAGTCTCAAACATATAGGTCCTTTTGCTTACAAAGCTAAAAGCGAAATTGAGAACCTCTATCTATGTGGTGCCAGTATTTTGTCCCATGGTGTTGCAGGAGTCTCGCATTCCGGTGTTGATACCGCAGCACAAATTTTAGAGTGTGACCCAGATGAGCTCAAAAAACCACAGGAAAACCAACATATTAGAATCTATGAAGCCGAAGATGCTTCTAATTATCCGGAGTGGATGTTGAAAAAGATAGCCGTAAAAACTGCTCGGGCAAAGGGAAAAAGTCAGGAAATTAATACATAG
- a CDS encoding MFS transporter, with translation MTDFNQIENPTRKRYNILAMVFVTVVINYLDRSNISVAAFAMKEDIGLSNVQMGYVFSAFAWTYACLQIPGGIVADKLPTRILYSVMMALWSVATLIQGMVSSFGALLGLRASIGVFEAPSYPINNLVVTKWFPENERASAIAIYTSGQFLGLAFLTPVLVTIQTYFGWRGLFIISGIIGLVWAAIWYFFYRNPQNHKSINKAELEHIEKGGGLIGKNDVKKEEKKKFDWNDFKQAFIYRKLWGLYIGQFCLGATTIFFLTWFPTYLVEFRGLDFLKSGFLASIPFLAAFFGVLLSGFTSDYLIKKGFSVEISRKTPIIIGMLLSTCIIGANYTDSTFFVILFLALAFFGNGLASIAWIFISLMAPKKLIGLTGGAFNFIGGLAGVVVPIVIGYLVEDGDFSPALFFIGGIALLGFISYTFIVGKVERIVPKN, from the coding sequence ATGACCGATTTCAATCAAATAGAAAATCCCACACGTAAACGTTATAATATATTGGCCATGGTATTCGTTACCGTGGTTATTAATTATTTGGACAGAAGTAATATTTCAGTGGCGGCTTTTGCCATGAAGGAAGATATTGGCTTGAGCAATGTACAGATGGGCTACGTATTTTCTGCCTTTGCATGGACGTATGCCTGTTTGCAAATCCCTGGTGGTATTGTCGCGGATAAACTTCCCACTCGCATATTATATTCTGTCATGATGGCCTTATGGTCTGTAGCCACTCTCATACAGGGAATGGTCAGTTCTTTTGGGGCGTTATTAGGGTTGAGGGCCAGTATAGGTGTTTTTGAAGCTCCTTCTTATCCTATTAATAATTTAGTGGTAACCAAATGGTTTCCTGAAAACGAACGGGCATCGGCAATTGCCATATATACTTCGGGACAGTTTTTGGGACTCGCTTTTCTTACACCGGTTTTAGTAACGATTCAGACCTATTTTGGCTGGAGAGGATTGTTTATTATATCTGGTATAATTGGACTTGTGTGGGCAGCAATTTGGTATTTTTTCTACCGTAATCCACAAAATCATAAATCTATAAATAAAGCAGAATTAGAGCATATTGAAAAGGGAGGAGGCCTTATCGGTAAGAATGATGTAAAGAAAGAAGAGAAGAAAAAATTTGATTGGAACGACTTCAAACAAGCTTTTATCTATAGGAAACTCTGGGGTCTTTACATAGGGCAATTTTGTTTGGGAGCTACAACTATATTTTTTCTTACTTGGTTCCCAACATATTTAGTGGAGTTCAGAGGTTTGGATTTTCTAAAATCGGGGTTTTTGGCTTCCATTCCATTTTTGGCAGCTTTCTTTGGAGTGCTTTTATCTGGTTTTACATCTGATTATTTAATTAAAAAAGGCTTTTCCGTTGAGATATCAAGAAAGACACCTATCATTATTGGGATGCTATTATCTACCTGTATCATAGGTGCGAATTATACGGATAGCACCTTCTTTGTGATTCTCTTTTTGGCTTTGGCCTTTTTCGGAAATGGATTGGCAAGTATAGCCTGGATATTTATATCACTTATGGCACCTAAAAAATTAATAGGACTCACCGGTGGTGCGTTTAATTTTATCGGAGGACTTGCAGGTGTGGTTGTACCCATTGTTATTGGTTACTTGGTAGAAGATGGAGATTTTAGTCCAGCGCTTTTCTTTATTGGAGGAATAGCTTTACTCGGTTTTATATCCTACACCTTTATTGTGGGTAAAGTTGAACGTATCGTACCAAAAAATTAA
- a CDS encoding SusC/RagA family TonB-linked outer membrane protein — translation MKECLFKQLTKRKHWLLFGLMLTCASIGFAQDSNVSGTITDELNQPMFGANVLVKGTTNGVVTDFDGKFSLAANTGDILVISYTGYTTQEIAAESGTTINVQLQPDSQLLDEVVVIGYGSRKKADVTGAVSTVKTAYIEQQASSDATRALQGSAAGVTVNASARPGQNAQVRIRGLGTINGNGPLYVVDGVFGASPPPTSQIESMQVLKDASSTAIYGSRGANGVILITTTTGRKAQPAKVDINLRSGMGTSTSRYDLVTDPNLIGQQIWLEQTNDGIAPNHAHFSFDPNNIQATRVNDYLFPNGASNGDASTNPALYDQVNYPITKTNQEGTDWMEELYQPALIQDFVLSVSGGSEKTTYALSANYFKEEGILRDNSYNRYAIRANIDSQVKDWLKIGERLGVTLSESKGNTVGFNSIIETSPLIPVRDIAGNFAGGVVGGGLNDGPNPVGNNFRQRKDKRTTLNVTGNVFVEVKPANNLTFKSLLGYNMNWYSNHDPRFADLENTNGTAGHTLNETRGDNLTWNFTNTLNYTKTFNDVHQLDFLLGTESTRYKYDQISAGRESFISTDDDFFILSSGSENQTNSGEAAAWALNSYFARLYYSYDDKYMVEATVRRDGSSRFGANNRWGNFPAISGGWVVSRENFLADSSWLNYLKLRAGWGQSGNDQIGNYNGFSTFSSNLGGSFYGLGGADGIIKQGFQSSAIGNPDAKWETTTSTNFAIDATLFNRVNLTVDVWNKDTEDMLFPIAIPAVEGFATAPSVNIGTMANKGVDIELGYRGGGTDEGDFKYNVGVIFSTYKNEVESLSETDGEFIVGRNQRAQTYSRVETGTAFPEFYGYVVEGIFQTQGEADAHPENGTYNQPGNLKIKDVDGSGDITPDDRTYIGNPNPDFTAGLNLSMEYRGFDFSASFYTSQGNDAINYYNRFTRYGLFQGPKSPDRLYKSWGSPYLDNNADAVLPKASSQTSFEQNTHSDLVEDASYIRLQNAQIGFNVPSKILDKMNLASMRIYVMGTNLFTISDYSGLDPEIALYDDPDSGFSSDIDRGLDLGTWPSPRQIIFGLNISL, via the coding sequence ATGAAAGAATGTTTATTTAAACAACTCACAAAACGCAAACATTGGTTATTGTTTGGGCTTATGTTGACTTGTGCTTCTATTGGATTTGCGCAAGACTCTAATGTAAGTGGTACAATAACCGATGAACTTAATCAACCCATGTTTGGGGCAAACGTTCTCGTTAAGGGAACAACAAATGGGGTAGTCACAGATTTTGACGGTAAATTTTCCCTAGCCGCAAATACAGGTGATATCCTAGTTATTTCTTATACTGGTTATACCACACAAGAAATAGCTGCAGAATCAGGAACAACAATTAACGTACAATTACAGCCAGATTCTCAACTTCTGGACGAAGTTGTGGTTATTGGTTATGGTTCTAGAAAAAAGGCAGACGTTACTGGTGCTGTTAGTACCGTAAAAACGGCTTACATAGAGCAACAAGCTTCATCCGATGCAACAAGAGCACTTCAAGGTAGTGCAGCAGGTGTTACGGTAAATGCTTCTGCAAGACCAGGACAAAATGCTCAAGTAAGAATTCGTGGTTTAGGTACTATTAATGGAAATGGACCTTTATATGTTGTTGATGGAGTTTTTGGTGCATCGCCACCACCAACAAGCCAAATTGAATCTATGCAGGTATTAAAAGATGCTTCTTCTACTGCTATTTACGGTTCAAGAGGTGCAAATGGTGTAATCTTAATAACCACCACAACGGGTAGAAAAGCTCAACCCGCTAAGGTTGATATTAACTTAAGGAGTGGTATGGGAACGTCTACCTCTAGATATGACTTAGTTACCGATCCTAATTTAATCGGACAACAAATTTGGTTGGAACAAACCAATGATGGTATTGCGCCAAATCATGCTCATTTTAGTTTTGATCCAAATAATATTCAGGCAACACGAGTAAATGATTATTTGTTTCCAAACGGGGCATCTAATGGTGACGCATCAACAAATCCGGCATTATACGACCAAGTAAATTACCCGATTACTAAAACCAACCAAGAAGGAACGGATTGGATGGAAGAGTTGTATCAACCAGCGCTAATACAAGATTTTGTATTGTCTGTCTCAGGAGGTTCAGAAAAAACTACGTATGCCTTAAGTGCTAATTATTTTAAAGAAGAAGGGATATTACGAGACAATTCTTACAATAGATATGCCATACGTGCCAATATAGATTCTCAAGTAAAAGATTGGTTGAAAATTGGTGAACGTTTAGGGGTTACTTTAAGCGAATCTAAAGGAAATACTGTTGGTTTTAATAGCATTATTGAGACTAGTCCGTTAATTCCTGTTAGAGATATTGCGGGTAATTTTGCTGGAGGTGTAGTAGGTGGTGGCTTAAATGACGGCCCTAATCCTGTAGGTAATAATTTTAGACAACGTAAGGATAAGAGAACAACTTTAAATGTAACTGGTAATGTTTTTGTAGAGGTTAAGCCAGCCAACAACCTAACGTTCAAGTCTCTTTTAGGATATAATATGAATTGGTATTCAAATCATGATCCTAGGTTTGCGGATTTAGAGAATACCAATGGTACAGCGGGACATACGTTGAATGAGACAAGAGGAGATAATCTTACATGGAACTTTACCAACACATTAAATTATACTAAAACTTTTAATGATGTTCACCAATTAGATTTTTTATTAGGAACAGAATCTACCAGGTATAAGTATGATCAAATTTCGGCAGGTAGGGAAAGTTTTATTTCTACTGATGATGATTTTTTTATTCTTAGTTCAGGGTCGGAAAACCAGACGAACAGTGGCGAAGCAGCGGCATGGGCATTAAACTCATATTTTGCAAGACTTTATTATTCATATGATGATAAGTATATGGTAGAGGCTACTGTTAGACGTGATGGGTCTTCAAGATTCGGAGCTAATAATAGATGGGGTAATTTTCCGGCAATTTCTGGAGGATGGGTTGTTTCTAGAGAAAATTTCTTGGCCGATAGCAGTTGGTTAAATTACTTAAAACTACGTGCTGGTTGGGGGCAATCCGGTAATGACCAAATAGGGAACTATAATGGTTTCAGCACCTTTAGTTCTAACTTAGGTGGCTCATTTTACGGTTTAGGTGGTGCGGATGGTATAATCAAACAAGGATTTCAATCTTCAGCTATTGGAAACCCTGATGCTAAATGGGAGACGACTACTTCTACTAACTTTGCTATTGATGCAACATTATTCAATCGTGTGAACCTTACGGTAGATGTTTGGAACAAGGATACGGAAGATATGTTATTCCCTATTGCTATACCAGCAGTAGAAGGATTTGCAACGGCACCAAGTGTAAATATCGGTACCATGGCAAACAAAGGTGTTGATATAGAACTAGGTTATAGAGGTGGTGGAACTGATGAAGGAGATTTTAAATATAACGTAGGTGTTATTTTCTCGACCTATAAAAATGAGGTCGAATCCTTGTCTGAAACAGATGGTGAATTTATCGTCGGTAGAAACCAAAGAGCTCAGACCTATTCTAGAGTAGAAACAGGTACTGCGTTCCCTGAATTTTATGGATATGTTGTAGAAGGAATTTTTCAAACTCAAGGAGAGGCAGATGCACACCCGGAAAATGGTACTTATAATCAACCAGGAAACCTAAAAATAAAGGATGTAGATGGTAGTGGAGATATTACTCCAGATGATCGAACGTACATTGGTAATCCAAATCCTGATTTTACAGCAGGGCTGAACCTAAGTATGGAATATAGAGGGTTTGATTTTTCTGCTAGTTTTTATACTAGTCAGGGTAATGATGCTATCAACTATTACAATCGTTTTACGAGATACGGACTTTTTCAAGGTCCTAAAAGTCCAGATAGATTATACAAGTCTTGGGGAAGCCCATATTTAGATAACAATGCAGATGCTGTTCTTCCAAAAGCATCTTCTCAGACAAGTTTTGAGCAGAATACCCATTCGGATTTAGTTGAGGATGCCTCATATATTCGTTTGCAAAATGCGCAAATAGGCTTTAACGTACCGAGCAAAATTTTGGATAAGATGAATTTAGCCTCTATGAGAATCTACGTAATGGGTACAAACCTGTTTACAATATCGGATTACTCTGGTCTAGATCCCGAAATCGCTTTGTATGATGATCCTGATTCAGGTTTTTCAAGTGATATCGATAGAGGTTTAGATTTGGGTACTTGGCCATCGCCGAGACAGATCATTTTTGGTCTTAATATCTCATTATAA